The genomic segment CTATCCATGGCCAGGTTGAAGCGAGGGTAAAACCTCGTGGAGGACCGAACCACGTTGCTGTTGAAAAAGCATGGGATGAGCTGTGGATAGCGGAGAAATTCCAATCGAACTCGGATATAGCTGGTTCTCCTCGAAATAGCTTTAGGGCTAGCGTCGGAAAATGTGAGTAGTGGAGGTAGAGCACTGAATAGGCTAGGGGGCATAGCGCTTACCGAACCTTATCAAACTCCGAATGCCACATACTATCAGTCCGGCAGTCAGACTATGAAAGATAAGTTCCATGGTCAAAAGGGAAACAGCCCAGATCGTCAGCTAAGGTCCCAAAGTGTAAGTTAAGTGGAAAAGGATGTGGGATTTCTAAGACAACTAGGATGTTGGCTTAGAAGCAGCCACTCATTAAAAGAGTGCGTAATAGCTCACTAGTCAAGAGATCCTGCGCCGAAAATGTCCGGGGCTCAAACTTACCACCGAAGCTACGGGTTCACGTTTTACGTGAGCGGTAGAGGAGCGTCGTAATCGGGCTGAAGTCGTACCGTAAGGAGCGGTGGACTGATTACGAGTGAGAATGTTGGCATTAGTAGCGAGATGTAGGCGAGAATCCTACAGGCCGAATATCTAAGGTTTCCTGAGTAAAGTTTGTCTTCTCAGGGTTAGTCGGGACCTAAGGCGAGGCCGAAAGGCGTAGTCGATGGACAATTGGTTGATATTCCAATACCACTATAATCGTTATTATCGATGGTGTGACGGAGAAGGATAGGATGTGCTAGCTATTGGATGCTAGTCTAAGCGTTTAGGGAGTTGGGATTGGCAAATCCGTTCCAACAATTCTGAGGCGTGATGGGGAAGGTTCTACGGAACCGAAGTATCTGATTCCATGCTTCCAAGAAAAGCATCTAGAGAGAGAAGTAGTGCCCGTACCGCAAACCGACACAGGTAGATGAGGAGAGAATCCTAAGGCCGACGGAAGAATTGCAGTTAAGGAACTAGGCAAATTGACCCCGTAACTTCGGGAGAAGGGGTGCCTGAGAAATCAGGCCGCAGAGAATAGGCACAAGCAACTGTTTAACAAAAACACAGGTCTCTGCTAAAGCGAAAGCTGATGTATAGGGGCTGACGCCTGCCCGGTGCTGGAAGGTTAAGGGGAACACTTAGCGAAATATCGCGAAGGTGTGAACTTAAGCCCCAGTAAACGGCGGCCGTAACTATAACGGTCCTAAGGTAGCGAAATTCCTTGTCAGGTAAGTTCTGACCCGCACGAATGGCGTAATGACTTGTGCACTGTCTCAACTGCAAATCCGGCGAAGTTGTAGTGCGAGTGAAGATGCTCGCTACCCGCGATTGGACGGAAAGACCCCGTAGAGCTTTACTGTAGCTTAGCATTGAATTTCGGTATTGTCTGTACAGGATAGGTGGGAGACTGGGAAACTAGGGCGTCAGCCTTGGTGGAGTCGTTGTTGGGATACCACCCTGATAGTATTGAAGTTCTAACTGGATGCCATGAAACTGGTGACAGGACATTGTTAGGTGGGCAGTTTGACTGGGGCGGTCGCCTCCTAAAATGTAACGGAGGCGCCCAAAGGTTCCCTCAGAACGGTCGGAAATCGTTCGAAGAGTGTAAAGGCAGAAGGGAGCCTGACTGCGACACCTACAAGTGGAGCAGGGACGAAAGTCGGGCTTAGTGATCCGGTGGTACCTCGTGGGAGGGCCATCGCTCAACGGATAAAAGCTACCTCGGGGATAACAGGCTGATCTCCCCCAAGAGTTCACATCGACGGGGAGGTTTGGCACCTCGATGTCGGCTCGTCGCATCCTGGGGCTGAAGTAGGTCCCAAGGGTTGGGCTGTTCGCCCATTAAAGCGGCACGCGAGCTGGGTTCAGAACGTCGTGAGACAGTTCGGTCCCTATCCGTCGCGGGCGTAGGAAATTTGAGAGGAGCTGTCCTTAGTACGAGAGGACCGGGATGGACTGACCTATGGTGTACCAGTTGTTTCGCCAGAAGCATAGCTGGGTAGCTAAGTCGGGAAGGGATAAACGCTGAAAGCATCTAAGTGTGAAGCCCACCTCAAGATGAGATTTCCCATAGCATAAGCTAGTAAGACCCCTTGAAGACTACAAGGTTGATAGGTCAGAGGTGTAAGTATGGTAACATATTTAGCTGACTGATACTAATAGGTCGAGGGCTTGACCAATATAATCAAGTTGTAATATACATTAAAATTATATGCAATTTTGAAAGAATAGTATTTCTTTCAAAAGAAAATCTCGTGATGATGGCATAGAGGTAACACTCCTTCCCATTCCGAACAGGAAAGTTAAGGTCTATTACGCTGATGGTACTGCATGGGAGACTATGTGGGAGAGTAGGAAGTCGCGAGGTAAGATGGCTCGATAGCTCAGTCGGTAGAGCAGAGGACTGAAAATCCTCGTGTCACTGGTTCGATTCCAGTTCGAGCCACCATAATGGCGCTATAGCCAAGTGGTAAGGCAGAGGTCTGCAAAACCTTTATTCCCCAGTTCAAATCTGGGTGGCGCCTCCAATTTATTTAAGATAGCTTATGTATTAACTAAATGGTTGATACATGAGCTATTTTTTATTGTTTAGGAACCGCCCATGAAGGCAAAGCCTTCACAAAGTATAATGAAAATTAAGTGGTTTCTGTTAACAAATGGATAACCTTGTCAATAATATAGAAAGGTGAGGAAGTAAGCCGTTGTACTTTCTGGTAGCAAGAACTCCTTTTAGGAAACTGGCTACGGTAATTTTGAGCACAAAGTATTGTGTCTAGAGCACGTGTAGGAAATTTTTTTTTGATAAGTAATTACTGTTGAACTCACTGAATTTATTATGGAGAAGGTAGGAATGGAAGCAATAATTGAAAGGTGTGCAGGTATAGATGTGCACGAAAGAACAGTAGTAGTATGTGTTTTAAAGGGTGATTTAAAGAAAAAACCGGAAAAGGAAATAGAGACATTTAATACTACGACTACAGATTTGTTAAAACTTTTAGATTGGATTGAAGAAAGAGGCTGTACGCAAGTAGCAATGGAAAGCACAGGCGTATACTGGAAGCCTGTCTGGAATGTATTAGAATCAGGTGATTTTGAAATTATACTTGCAAATGCTAGACATATAAAGAATCTTCCAGGAAGAAAGACCGACGTGAAAGACGCAGAATGGATAGCTCAATTATTGAGAAGTGGATTAATTAATAAGAGTTTTGTACCAGATGCACATATAAGAGATCTTAGAGATATAACAAGATATAGGAAGAAAATACTATACGAACTTAATAGAGAGAAGAATAGGATTCATAAAATTCTAGAGGATTGTAATATAAAGATTTCAAGTTATATTTCAGATATATTTGGAGATACAGGACGAAAAATATTAAATAAAATCATTAATCAAGAAGAAATTAGAATGACAGACTTAATTGAGATATCAAATGGTAGAGGTAAAGCAAGTATAAGAAAGAAACTAGGAGAAATAAAAGAGGCTGTAAACGGAAAAATAAGAAACCATCATTTGACAATGATAAAATACAGCTATGATCACATTAGGTTTTTAGAAGAACAAGTAGTCCATATAGAAAAAGAAATAGGTGAATATATAGAGCCATATTTTGAAGAAGTAGAGATAATAGATACTATACCAGGTATAAACAAGAATGCAGCATCAGTAATAATAGCAGAGATTGGAACTGATATGAGTTATTTCCCAACAGATAAGCATCTAACATCATGGGCAGGCCTAAGTCCTGGAAATTGTGAAAGCGCAGGTAAAAAAAAAGAAGTAAAACAATGAATGGAGATAAAGCATTAAAAAGTGTAATGTGTGAATGTGCTTGGGCAGCAAGCATGAGTAAGGATACTAGATTATCAATATGCTATAAGCGATGGGTGAAAAGAATGGGAAAGAAAAAAGCCACAATAGCATTAGCAAGTTTAATGTTAAGAATATGCTATCAATTGTTAAAGGAAAGAAAAAACTATATAGAATATGGTACTATTTATTTAGATAAACTTAGAGAAAAAAGAGAAGAAAGTATGATAAAAATTCTAAAGTCAAAAGGCTATAATATAGAAAAAATCAATAAGTAAAAGAAACAAATAATTTAATATAAGGCTTGGACTAGCCTAAAATAGGCTAGTTTAGTTTCCTATTGTCAAATTTAGAGAAAGTGCTGTGAATTTAATTTTCGTAGGAAAGTATAGAATTTTTTGATTTTGAAAGTGAGTGATATCAATGGTTATAAGGATATTGGCCTGTAAAAAATGGTATCAAGAAAGAGCGTGGCGCAGCCACTTTTGTTCTTGTATAGGAAATTATAGAATTTCGAAGAGTCTAAAGCTAGATGGAATCTAGCTTTAGACTCTTCGGTATGTTAAGATGTAACTATAAAATTAAGAGGTATACAGATGAAAAAAGGGAAGATGAATAAGATATTAGAAGACCATTGGCATAGCTTTGTAAAATTGTATGGTAAAAAAAATTAGACCTAATGTAAAGGCTGAAGTTGATAAAGTTTTAAGATGTAAGGATACTAAGTATGGTTACATTGAGTTGAAGTGTAAAAAGTGTAATTAAATCAAGAAGATAGGGTTTACTTGTAAGAGTAGATTTTGCACATCTTGCGGCAAAGTTTATGTTGATAACTGGATTGATAGTATGTTATTAAAACTAATAAACGTTAGACATAGACATATTGTATTCACTATGCCAGAAGAATTAAGGATATACTTCGGCAAAAACAGAAACAAATTAAAAATACTTCCGCAATGCGCAGCAAAAGCTGTTACGACTTGGATGAGAGATTTAAATAAAAGTGAGGAATTTACTCCAGGAATAGTAACTGTGATACATACATTTGGCCGTGATTTAAAGTGGAATCCACATGTACACATGATGGTTACAGAGGGCGGAACAGGAAATAATACTGAGTGGAGACATATAAGACATATATCATATTTATCACTGGGAAAGCGATGGCAAAAATTATTGCTGGATCATTTAGAAGAATTAGTAGGAAAGAAAAGCGAAGCTAAAAAGCTGAAGAATAAATTATATAGAGATAAGGATAAAGGATTTTATGTACACGCAAAAACACAAATAAAATCAGCTAAAATAGCGGCAAAGTATATTGGAAGATATGTTGGACGACCTGCGATAGCAGAATCTAGAATTATAAAGTATGATGGCAGAAATATCACATTTAAATATACTAGACATGAAGATAATAAAACCATAATAGAAACTTTAAATGCGCATGAGTTTATAAAGAAAGTCATAATACATATTCCAGAAAAGCATTTTAAGATGATCAGATACTTTGGTATTTATTCTAGGAGAAGTAAGAAGAAAGACAATTTTATAAAAATGTTGGATGATAAAATGATAAAACTACGAAAAGCAATATCTAAATGGGAATATAGAATACTGGCTTCATTTGGAATTAACCCTTGTAAGTGCCCCAGATGTGGGGAGTTAATGAAATTTAATGACATAGTTTATGGGGATAACGGTTCTATGAGGGAATATTTTAAAAAGAAGATTATTAGTGAAGGGAAAGAAAATTTAGAAAAAACTATTGAATTATATGCAATTACAAAAGGTCTTATATATGGTAGAATAAATCCGACAACAACGTAGTTGGAGGGCAGAAAAATTGAACGAAGAGATACTATATATTTGTATGGAATGTAAAACTGAAGAAAATATACCTAAGGAGGTTGTAGAATACTTTGATGAAATGGATCAAAGTAACATAAATGAACCACCTTGTTTTTCATGCGAAAAATGCGGCGGAGTCATGAGACCTCAAAAATATAGTGGTATACACGGAAAAGAATATAAATTATAGAATTAAAACCATAGAGAAAAGTAAATCTCTATGGTTTTGATTTATATTTTAATATATTTCTCCGAAGGAGCGTGGCGCAGCCACTTTTGTTCTGTATATAATAAGTTTTATGGAAATCTATAACTTAAAATTAAATTAGTTATATAGAAATACTATAGTTAGTGAGCTACTAATAGAGTGAATTAATGAATCATATATCACATGGCATGTGTTGCGGTGATTGAGTTTTTATATTTAATAGGATTGTATTGGGTAAATTCATTTATTATAATCACAAATGTCAGCCATTATTATAACCATATATTAAATAAATTTTTAAATTACTTTTTAAATTACTTTTTAAAGTTTATTGAAAAAGGTTTCAAAGAGTGTTATACTAAATTTAAGGAAAATAAATATTGGGTACCTATTTTTCTAAAAGCTAATAGACATGCATGCATCATTAGATTATTAATAGAAGGTATATTTATTGATATGATAAATATGAATAAAAACTAGTACAGCATTATTTAGAGAATGTAAGAGAAAATTAGCATTGCTAGTTATTCTTACCGAAATTTCATGGAAGTCAAATTATAAATATACTGGGCAATTAATGTATCTTTTGTAAACGATAAAAATAGTCTTCCGAACGAAGAAATTTTAGGAATATTATAAACGCACTAGGAATATACGAATTTAAATCAAATGAAATAAAAAATGGGAGATGATTTTAATGAAAATAAAAATTAGTAACTCTGTAATATATATTTTCGCTGCACTTAGTGGGCTTTTGTTTGGTTATGATACTGGAGTTATTTCAGGAGCTATTTTATTTATTCAAGAACAAATGCACCTTGATTCATGGCAGCAAGGATGGGTTGTAAGTTCTGTATTATTAGGAGCTATTCTTGGGGCTGCGATCATTGGTCCTATGTCTGATAAATATGGCCGTATAAAGCTAATTCTTACATCGGCTGTTATCTTCTTTGTCGGCGCACTTGGATCAGCATTTGCTCCAGAAATTTGGTCATTAATTATATTTAGAATCATTCTTGGTGTCGCAGTTGGTGCGTCTTCAGCTCTAATTCCAACTTATTTAGCTGAATTATCACCATCTGAAAAACGTGGAACCATATCAAGTTTGTTTCAGCTAATGGTTATGAGCGGAATTCTATTGGCTTATATTACAAATTATGCATTTTCAGATTTATATACTGGTTGGCGAGTGATGTTAGGGTTCGCAGCTATTCCAGCAGCAGTTCTTTTAATAGGCGCACTTGTGTTACCAGAAAGTCCTAGATTTTTAGTAAAAGATGGACGAGTAGACGAAGCAAGAAGTATACTAGAACATATGAATAAACATGATAAAAGCGCTGTTAATTATGAATTAGCTCAAATAAAAAAACAAGCTGAGATTAAAAGTGGTGGAGTTAAAGAACTATTTAGCGAATTTGTACGCCCTGCATTAATCATAGGCTTTGGTCTAGCTATTTTTCAACAAATTATGGGATGCAATACAGTTCTTTATTATGCACCAACTATATTTACAGATGTCGGATTTGGTGTACAAGCAGCTTTACTTGCCCATATTGGAATTGGAGTCTTTAATATAATA from the Clostridium beijerinckii genome contains:
- a CDS encoding IS110 family transposase; protein product: MEAIIERCAGIDVHERTVVVCVLKGDLKKKPEKEIETFNTTTTDLLKLLDWIEERGCTQVAMESTGVYWKPVWNVLESGDFEIILANARHIKNLPGRKTDVKDAEWIAQLLRSGLINKSFVPDAHIRDLRDITRYRKKILYELNREKNRIHKILEDCNIKISSYISDIFGDTGRKILNKIINQEEIRMTDLIEISNGRGKASIRKKLGEIKEAVNGKIRNHHLTMIKYSYDHIRFLEEQVVHIEKEIGEYIEPYFEEVEIIDTIPGINKNAASVIIAEIGTDMSYFPTDKHLTSWAGLSPGNCESAGKKKEVKQ
- a CDS encoding sugar porter family MFS transporter, with the protein product MKIKISNSVIYIFAALSGLLFGYDTGVISGAILFIQEQMHLDSWQQGWVVSSVLLGAILGAAIIGPMSDKYGRIKLILTSAVIFFVGALGSAFAPEIWSLIIFRIILGVAVGASSALIPTYLAELSPSEKRGTISSLFQLMVMSGILLAYITNYAFSDLYTGWRVMLGFAAIPAAVLLIGALVLPESPRFLVKDGRVDEARSILEHMNKHDKSAVNYELAQIKKQAEIKSGGVKELFSEFVRPALIIGFGLAIFQQIMGCNTVLYYAPTIFTDVGFGVQAALLAHIGIGVFNIIITAIAVAIMDKIDRKKMLIYGAIGMGVSLMIMSISMKFSNGSSVASIICVIALTIYIAFFSATWGPVMWVMVGEVFPLNIRGLGNSFSSVINWSANMMVSLTFPALLNYFGTGSLFIGYGIICFAAIWFVQFKVFETRNRSLEDIEAELRSYKGVEKLQKDICTQDATTKA